In Shinella sp. XGS7, a single genomic region encodes these proteins:
- a CDS encoding GNAT family N-acetyltransferase — translation MTQALLQLHLPSLADAEELLAFELENRAFFEAHINARPADYYSLDAVRAAIAAAQREAAEDKAYQHLLRDGTGRLVGRANLTRVRRAHFHSAELGYRVAQAACGQGHASRAVALLLDKAFGELALQRLEATARPENLGSCRVLEKNGFQAFGRSSRSFELGGQWFDLKHYERRADPD, via the coding sequence ATGACCCAAGCCCTGCTCCAGCTCCACCTCCCCAGCCTTGCCGACGCCGAGGAGCTGCTGGCCTTCGAGCTGGAGAACCGGGCCTTCTTCGAGGCCCATATCAATGCCCGGCCGGCCGACTACTACAGCCTGGACGCCGTGCGCGCCGCCATCGCGGCGGCGCAGCGCGAGGCGGCCGAGGACAAGGCCTACCAGCACCTGCTGCGCGACGGCACGGGCCGGCTGGTGGGCCGGGCCAATCTCACCCGGGTGCGGCGGGCGCATTTCCACAGCGCCGAGCTGGGCTACCGCGTGGCACAGGCGGCCTGCGGCCAGGGCCATGCCAGCCGGGCCGTGGCCCTGCTGCTGGACAAGGCCTTTGGCGAGCTGGCCCTGCAGCGCCTGGAAGCCACCGCACGGCCCGAGAACCTGGGTTCCTGCCGGGTGCTGGAGAAGAACGGCTTCCAGGCCTTCGGCCGCTCAAGCCGCAGCTTCGAGCTGGGGGGCCAGTGGTTTGACCTGAAGCACTACGAGCGCCGGGCCGACCCGGACTGA
- a CDS encoding ABC transporter substrate-binding protein, whose amino-acid sequence MGLALLLPTMLVLEAGAAKPLAEPAAELTVLHWWTSASERAAADHVAARMAEQGLRWVDGAVAGGGGGAAIKVLNERTLRRMAPKVAQLNGQSMSEWADMGLLLELDGVAQRRNWSRTLFPQVMSQLTVRNHVVAAPLGIHRINNLYLNKAVFAQQRIELPQDWPGVLRAAKALRAAGITPVAFSDEPWQVATVFEALLLGEAGPALYRRMMVEREPQAFDDPALERSLRRLRDWRGLALPATPPGAASGPQPVMLGERPWTDLVADFAAGRSAMLITGDWARGELGSLGLEGGRDFDCRAVPGTAQAHLYSIDTLAMLAGSGAQAEQEKMAELLGSATLQLGYNRIKGSVPVRRDVPVDELDPCAQQSFALFANPATPRVPSLVHRMAFSEVGKNAIIETVHRFALDPAQTPAAAQRKLQGLLRALAPQAAPTQPPRPAR is encoded by the coding sequence ATGGGTCTGGCGCTGCTGCTTCCGACGATGCTGGTGCTGGAGGCCGGTGCCGCCAAGCCCCTGGCCGAGCCTGCGGCCGAGCTCACCGTGCTGCACTGGTGGACCTCGGCCAGCGAGCGCGCGGCGGCCGACCATGTGGCCGCACGCATGGCCGAGCAGGGCCTGCGCTGGGTGGACGGCGCGGTGGCCGGCGGCGGTGGCGGCGCGGCCATCAAGGTGCTCAATGAGCGCACCCTGCGCCGCATGGCACCCAAGGTGGCCCAGCTCAACGGCCAGTCCATGAGCGAATGGGCCGATATGGGCCTGCTGCTGGAGCTGGACGGCGTGGCCCAGCGCCGCAACTGGTCGCGCACCCTGTTCCCCCAGGTGATGAGCCAGCTCACCGTGCGCAACCATGTGGTGGCCGCGCCCCTGGGCATACACCGCATCAACAACCTCTACCTCAACAAGGCCGTGTTCGCGCAGCAGCGCATCGAGCTGCCGCAGGACTGGCCCGGCGTGCTGCGCGCGGCCAAGGCCCTGCGCGCCGCAGGCATCACGCCCGTGGCCTTCAGCGACGAGCCCTGGCAGGTGGCCACGGTCTTCGAGGCCCTGCTGCTGGGCGAGGCCGGGCCCGCCCTGTACCGCCGCATGATGGTGGAGCGCGAGCCCCAGGCCTTCGACGATCCGGCCCTGGAGCGCAGCCTGCGCCGCCTGCGCGACTGGCGTGGCCTGGCCCTGCCGGCCACGCCACCGGGTGCGGCCAGCGGCCCGCAGCCGGTGATGCTGGGCGAGCGGCCCTGGACCGATCTGGTGGCCGACTTCGCCGCCGGCCGCTCCGCCATGCTGATCACCGGCGACTGGGCGCGCGGCGAGCTGGGCAGCCTGGGCCTGGAGGGTGGGCGCGATTTCGACTGTCGCGCCGTGCCCGGCACCGCGCAGGCCCATCTCTACAGCATCGACACCCTGGCCATGCTGGCCGGCAGCGGCGCCCAGGCCGAACAGGAGAAGATGGCCGAGCTGCTGGGCAGCGCCACCCTGCAGCTGGGCTACAACCGCATCAAGGGCTCGGTGCCGGTGCGCCGCGACGTGCCGGTGGACGAGCTGGACCCCTGCGCCCAGCAGTCCTTCGCCCTCTTCGCCAACCCCGCCACGCCGCGCGTGCCCAGCCTGGTGCACCGCATGGCCTTCAGCGAGGTGGGCAAGAACGCCATCATCGAAACCGTGCACCGCTTCGCCCTGGACCCGGCCCAGACCCCCGCGGCCGCGCAGCGCAAGCTGCAGGGCCTGCTGCGCGCCCTGGCCCCGCAGGCCGCGCCCACCCAACCGCCCCGACCCGCCCGATGA
- a CDS encoding ATP-binding protein produces MRPEDAGRGAWRRAPQRLVGFLFDSLQGRFVLAMLGGLVLVQLLVNLVWYQQIEQRTRRQTELAAHHVASGALGALRALRELPAAYRPLLLEQLRTMGGTRFLVFFNRAPVEAEPLPEQALARLLEDKVSQELRAQLGSQVPLRVTLASPLNLPVAPGGALLPDLPDSWVDPALVSAERPAPFLVIQVETEPGQWLFLSSAMPDPYFLEQLEFFTWQRLAPQLLMLGLVLLLSLGAARALTRPLLGLSRAAARMGHRSNPKPLRVSGTSEVRRAIQAFNEMQERIRRYLSDRERLFASISHDLRTPITRLRLRSELLDDVAVQDAFHEDLDELDMMVKTALQIVKDTDIHENRVPVRIDLVLQKMVRDARMAGQQIELEEKPLTVFGKPLALKRALGNLLDNAAFYGASAGVQRTELRMSEGLPGTPLQGQVLLTVRDHGPGVPEAALARLGQPYTRLDHGERLRQDGMGLGLSIVRDIVADHGGQLLFRNHPLGGLEVCMALPAPVA; encoded by the coding sequence ATGCGGCCTGAGGACGCCGGCCGCGGCGCCTGGCGCCGCGCGCCGCAGCGCCTGGTCGGCTTCCTCTTCGACAGCCTGCAGGGTCGCTTCGTGCTGGCCATGCTGGGCGGCCTGGTGCTGGTGCAGCTGCTGGTGAACCTGGTCTGGTACCAGCAGATCGAGCAGCGCACCCGGCGCCAGACCGAGCTGGCCGCCCACCATGTGGCCAGCGGCGCGCTCGGCGCCCTGCGCGCCCTGCGCGAGCTGCCGGCCGCCTACCGGCCCCTGCTGCTGGAGCAGCTGCGCACCATGGGTGGCACGCGCTTCCTGGTCTTCTTCAACCGCGCGCCGGTCGAGGCCGAGCCCCTGCCCGAGCAGGCCCTGGCGCGCCTGCTGGAAGACAAGGTCAGCCAGGAGCTGCGGGCCCAGCTGGGCAGCCAGGTGCCGCTGCGCGTGACCCTGGCCTCGCCCCTGAACCTGCCGGTGGCGCCCGGCGGTGCCCTGCTGCCCGACCTGCCCGACAGCTGGGTGGACCCCGCCCTGGTTTCGGCCGAGCGGCCCGCGCCCTTTCTGGTGATCCAGGTGGAGACCGAGCCGGGGCAATGGCTCTTTCTCAGCAGCGCCATGCCCGACCCCTACTTCCTGGAGCAGCTGGAGTTCTTCACCTGGCAACGCCTGGCCCCGCAGCTGCTGATGCTGGGCCTGGTGCTGCTGCTGAGCCTGGGCGCCGCGCGCGCCCTGACCCGCCCCCTGCTGGGCCTGAGCCGCGCGGCGGCGCGCATGGGCCACCGCTCCAACCCCAAGCCGCTGCGCGTGAGCGGCACTTCGGAAGTGCGGCGCGCCATCCAGGCCTTCAACGAGATGCAGGAGCGCATACGCCGCTATCTGAGCGACCGCGAGCGGCTCTTCGCCTCCATCTCGCACGACCTGCGCACCCCCATCACCCGCCTGCGCCTGCGCAGCGAGCTGCTGGACGATGTGGCGGTGCAGGACGCCTTCCACGAAGACCTGGACGAGCTGGACATGATGGTCAAGACGGCCCTGCAGATCGTCAAGGACACCGATATCCACGAGAACCGCGTGCCGGTGCGCATAGACCTTGTGCTGCAGAAGATGGTGCGCGACGCGCGCATGGCCGGCCAGCAGATCGAGCTGGAGGAGAAACCACTCACCGTTTTCGGCAAGCCGCTGGCGCTCAAGCGCGCCCTGGGCAATCTGCTGGACAACGCCGCCTTCTACGGCGCCAGCGCCGGCGTGCAGCGCACCGAGCTGCGCATGTCCGAAGGCCTGCCCGGCACGCCGCTGCAGGGCCAGGTCTTGCTCACGGTGCGCGATCATGGGCCCGGCGTGCCCGAGGCCGCCCTGGCCCGCCTGGGCCAGCCCTACACGCGGCTGGACCATGGCGAGCGCCTGCGCCAGGACGGCATGGGTCTGGGCCTGTCCATCGTGCGCGATATCGTGGCCGACCACGGCGGCCAGCTGCTGTTCCGCAACCACCCGCTGGGCGGGCTGGAGGTCTGCATGGCCCTGCCGGCGCCGGTGGCCTGA
- a CDS encoding sugar MFS transporter, producing MNQVKPLSSASRPAAAGSVLVPMLFIGLMFFVLGFVTWLNGSLIPFLKLVCGLSNFQALWVTFAFYIAYTVMALPSAAVLGRIGYKRGMSLGLAVMALGALLFIPAAQSRHYGVFLLALFTLASGMTLMQTAINPYIVCIGPRESAAMRISIMGLFNKGAGIIVPLVFSALVLSGVDQYASASLATLDAAALESLRQELSARLPKPYLVMAGALLLFTAIIHFSSLQEPELDAGQEEPARLRRGVFAFPQVVLGALALFFYVGVEVIAGDTIGLYGQQLGVQHFAVLTSYTMGFMVLGYLLGVLLIPRYLSQRSALLCSALAGLLFTTGVALGSSESTLLSRLLLGWAGVPLVPDTVMCLALLGLANALVWPAVWPLALEGLGRHTASGSALLIMGIAGGALLPMLYGRLSDTGHVQAAYWMMLPCYAFIFFYALIGHRLRRWGGEED from the coding sequence ATGAATCAAGTGAAACCGCTGTCTTCCGCCTCCCGCCCGGCCGCCGCCGGCTCGGTGCTGGTGCCCATGCTCTTCATCGGCCTGATGTTCTTCGTGCTGGGCTTCGTGACCTGGCTCAACGGCTCGCTGATCCCCTTTCTCAAGCTGGTCTGCGGGCTCAGCAACTTCCAGGCGCTGTGGGTCACCTTCGCCTTCTACATCGCCTACACGGTGATGGCCCTGCCCTCGGCCGCGGTGCTGGGCCGCATCGGCTACAAGCGCGGCATGTCCCTGGGCCTGGCCGTGATGGCCCTGGGCGCCCTGCTGTTCATCCCGGCGGCGCAAAGCCGGCACTACGGCGTCTTCCTGCTGGCCCTGTTCACCCTGGCCAGCGGCATGACCCTGATGCAGACGGCCATCAACCCCTACATCGTCTGCATAGGTCCGCGCGAGAGCGCGGCCATGCGCATCAGCATCATGGGCCTGTTCAACAAGGGCGCGGGCATCATCGTGCCCCTGGTGTTCTCGGCCCTGGTGCTCTCGGGCGTGGACCAGTACGCCAGCGCCAGCCTGGCCACGCTGGACGCCGCCGCCCTGGAGAGCCTGCGCCAGGAGCTCTCGGCCCGCCTGCCCAAGCCCTATCTGGTGATGGCGGGCGCCCTGCTGCTCTTCACCGCCATCATCCACTTCTCTTCCCTGCAGGAGCCCGAGCTTGACGCGGGCCAGGAGGAGCCGGCCCGCCTGCGCCGCGGCGTGTTCGCCTTCCCCCAGGTGGTGCTGGGCGCGCTGGCCCTGTTCTTCTATGTGGGCGTGGAGGTGATCGCGGGCGACACCATCGGTCTCTACGGCCAGCAGCTGGGCGTGCAGCACTTTGCCGTGCTCACCTCCTACACCATGGGCTTCATGGTGCTGGGCTATCTGCTGGGCGTGCTGCTGATCCCACGCTATCTCTCGCAGCGCAGCGCCCTGCTGTGCTCGGCCCTGGCCGGTCTGCTCTTCACCACCGGCGTGGCCCTGGGTTCCAGCGAGTCCACCCTGCTGTCCCGGCTGCTGCTGGGCTGGGCCGGCGTGCCCCTGGTGCCCGACACCGTGATGTGCCTGGCCCTGCTGGGCCTGGCCAATGCCCTGGTCTGGCCGGCGGTCTGGCCCCTGGCCCTGGAAGGTCTGGGCCGGCACACGGCCAGCGGCTCGGCCCTGCTCATCATGGGCATCGCCGGCGGCGCCCTGCTGCCCATGCTCTACGGCCGGCTCTCCGACACCGGCCATGTGCAGGCCGCCTACTGGATGATGCTGCCCTGTTATGCCTTCATCTTCTTCTACGCCCTGATCGGCCACCGCCTGCGGCGCTGGGGCGGCGAGGAGGACTGA
- a CDS encoding diguanylate cyclase, with protein MQRPTLSRTWPLLAFGLVLLLQAAVLVSSLGGLLERGWLPWLSVTSLGLSALVAGLALAALAHERARAERAQTTLEEAIDALPASVEIFDADDRLVAYNKRLVELYPHKLREFQRGASFEELVRASLEFQGVPEAQGREDEWLAERKRQRGSQTAPLLQRVHDDIWLHIFERRTPSGGIVGVRLEVSELVREQQRLAASQAHLQALINAATNGIVTLDVAGHMLEVNPACERLFGFSATELRGSHLSMLINNLSAGPLELARAQGGQEFGARHRDGHELAVHLAVAEVRTATTHIFVGILTDFSERKRQELRLRQANEVLARQSTTDGLTGVGNRRLFDQALLIEWQRSARAGKPLAMLLVDIDHFKQYNDHYGHVAGDDCLRRVATLLRSCVGRGGEPVCRYGGEEFAVLLVDTDLSGAQVVAQRCLDSVRLAAIEHAASPVRQSVSLSIGVAACVAHSDHPAQRLIEAADTALYQSKQGGRARMTCHAQKVC; from the coding sequence ATGCAAAGACCCACCCTGTCCCGAACCTGGCCCCTGCTGGCCTTCGGCCTGGTCTTGCTGCTGCAGGCCGCCGTGCTGGTCAGCAGCCTGGGCGGGCTGCTGGAGCGCGGCTGGCTGCCCTGGCTCAGCGTGACGAGCCTGGGGCTCAGCGCCCTGGTGGCAGGTCTTGCCCTGGCAGCCCTGGCGCATGAGCGCGCCCGTGCCGAGCGCGCCCAGACCACGCTGGAGGAAGCCATAGACGCCCTGCCCGCCAGCGTGGAGATCTTCGATGCCGACGACCGCCTGGTGGCCTACAACAAGCGCCTGGTCGAGCTCTATCCGCACAAGCTGCGCGAATTCCAGCGCGGTGCGAGCTTCGAAGAGCTGGTGCGCGCCTCGCTCGAGTTCCAGGGCGTGCCCGAGGCCCAGGGCCGCGAGGACGAATGGCTGGCCGAGCGCAAGCGCCAGCGCGGCAGCCAGACCGCGCCCCTGCTGCAGCGCGTGCACGACGACATCTGGCTGCACATCTTCGAGCGCCGCACCCCTTCGGGCGGCATCGTGGGCGTGCGCCTGGAGGTGAGCGAACTGGTGCGCGAGCAGCAGCGCCTGGCCGCCAGCCAAGCCCATCTTCAGGCCCTGATCAATGCGGCCACCAACGGCATCGTCACCCTGGACGTGGCCGGCCACATGCTTGAGGTGAACCCGGCCTGCGAACGGCTCTTCGGCTTCTCGGCCACCGAGCTGCGCGGCAGCCACCTGAGCATGCTGATCAACAACCTGAGCGCCGGCCCGCTGGAGCTGGCCCGGGCCCAGGGCGGCCAGGAGTTCGGCGCCCGCCACCGCGACGGCCACGAGCTGGCCGTGCACCTGGCCGTGGCCGAGGTGCGCACCGCCACCACCCACATCTTCGTGGGCATCCTGACCGACTTCAGCGAGCGCAAGCGCCAGGAGCTGCGCCTGCGCCAGGCCAATGAGGTGCTGGCCCGCCAGTCCACCACCGACGGCCTCACCGGCGTGGGCAACCGCCGCCTCTTCGACCAGGCCCTGCTGATCGAGTGGCAGCGCAGCGCGCGGGCTGGCAAGCCCCTGGCCATGCTGCTGGTCGATATCGACCACTTCAAGCAGTACAACGACCACTACGGCCATGTGGCCGGCGACGACTGTCTGCGCCGCGTGGCCACCCTGCTGCGTTCCTGCGTGGGCCGCGGCGGCGAGCCGGTGTGCCGCTATGGCGGCGAGGAGTTCGCGGTGCTGCTGGTGGACACCGATCTGAGCGGCGCCCAGGTCGTGGCCCAGCGCTGCCTGGACAGCGTGCGCCTGGCCGCCATCGAGCACGCGGCCTCGCCGGTGCGCCAGTCGGTGAGCCTGTCCATCGGCGTGGCGGCCTGCGTGGCCCATTCGGATCATCCCGCCCAGCGCCTGATCGAAGCGGCCGATACCGCGCTCTACCAGTCCAAGCAGGGCGGGCGGGCGCGCATGACCTGCCACGCGCAGAAGGTCTGCTGA
- a CDS encoding cation:proton antiporter, which translates to MISSLDLALLYLVAAVLGVVVCRTLKLPPMLGYLAVGVLIGPNALALAGDNAGIRYLAEFGVVFLMFVIGLEFNLPKLRSMRAMVFGLGLLQVLLTILGTLLGHVMLRHGLALLGVQWELSWQGALVLGAAMAMSSTAIVVKLMAERLELESEHGRRVLGVLLFQDLAVVPLLVMIPALGSDASTLLHSLSWAALKAVVLLGILLLGGQKAMRWWLTLVARRKSEELFMLNLLLVTLGLAWLTEHAGLSLALGAFIAGMLIAETEYKHQVETDIRPFHDVLLGLFFITIGMKLDWRPVWEQWPLVLALTLAPTFAKFLLITGLARLLRAPTGVALRTGLYLAQAGEFGFVLLTLGAQHNLIAAQWVSPVLAGMVLSMLATPVLFMYSNRIVMKLSANDWLLQSVQLTSIAKKSIKADAHVIICGYGRSGQNLARLLEAEQIPYMALDLDPDRVRQAAAAGQSVVFGDAARLQSLMAAGLARASAVVVSYHDTPSALKILQLVRSHAAQVPVVVRTIDDTDLERLRAAGATEVVPEAIEGSLMLASHALALVGVPMRRVIRITRDARDARYGLLRGYFHGADDDTAEEREQARLRSVTLPPATPYAQQPLGDLALHAIGVSVVSVRRTSGAVVVAGDALKLAGGDTLVLSGQPEALALAEEKLLRS; encoded by the coding sequence ATGATCAGTTCACTGGACCTCGCCCTGCTGTATCTCGTCGCCGCCGTGCTGGGGGTCGTGGTCTGCCGCACGCTCAAGCTGCCGCCCATGCTGGGCTATCTGGCCGTGGGGGTGCTGATCGGGCCCAATGCCCTGGCCCTGGCGGGCGACAACGCGGGCATCCGCTACCTGGCCGAGTTCGGCGTGGTCTTCCTGATGTTCGTGATCGGGCTGGAGTTCAATCTGCCCAAGTTGCGCAGCATGCGCGCCATGGTCTTCGGCCTGGGCCTGCTGCAGGTGCTGCTGACCATTCTGGGCACCCTGCTCGGCCACGTGATGCTGCGGCACGGCCTGGCCCTGCTGGGCGTGCAGTGGGAGCTGTCCTGGCAGGGCGCCCTGGTGCTGGGCGCGGCCATGGCCATGAGCTCCACCGCCATCGTGGTCAAGCTGATGGCCGAGCGCCTGGAGCTGGAGAGCGAGCATGGCCGGCGCGTGCTGGGGGTGCTACTGTTCCAGGATCTGGCCGTGGTGCCCCTGCTGGTGATGATCCCGGCCCTGGGCAGCGATGCCAGCACCCTGCTGCACTCGCTGTCCTGGGCGGCGCTCAAGGCCGTGGTGCTGCTGGGCATCCTGCTGCTGGGCGGGCAGAAGGCCATGCGCTGGTGGCTGACCCTGGTGGCACGGCGCAAGAGCGAAGAGCTCTTCATGCTCAACCTGCTCCTGGTCACCCTGGGCCTGGCCTGGCTGACCGAGCACGCCGGCCTGTCCCTGGCGCTGGGCGCCTTCATCGCCGGCATGCTGATCGCCGAGACGGAGTACAAGCACCAGGTGGAGACCGATATCCGGCCCTTCCACGATGTGCTGCTGGGCCTGTTCTTCATCACCATCGGCATGAAGCTGGACTGGCGGCCGGTGTGGGAGCAGTGGCCCCTGGTGCTGGCCCTCACTCTGGCGCCCACCTTCGCCAAGTTCCTGCTGATCACCGGCCTGGCCCGCCTGCTGCGCGCGCCCACCGGCGTGGCCCTGCGCACCGGCCTCTACCTGGCCCAGGCCGGCGAGTTCGGCTTCGTGCTGCTGACCCTGGGGGCCCAGCACAATCTGATCGCGGCCCAGTGGGTGAGCCCGGTGCTGGCGGGCATGGTGCTGTCCATGCTGGCCACGCCCGTGCTCTTCATGTACAGCAACCGCATCGTGATGAAGCTCTCGGCCAATGACTGGCTGCTGCAGTCGGTGCAGCTGACCAGCATCGCCAAGAAGTCCATCAAGGCCGATGCCCACGTCATCATCTGCGGCTACGGCCGCAGCGGCCAGAACCTGGCCCGGCTGCTGGAGGCCGAGCAGATTCCCTATATGGCCCTGGACCTGGACCCCGACCGCGTGCGCCAGGCCGCGGCCGCCGGGCAGAGCGTGGTCTTCGGCGATGCAGCGCGGCTGCAGAGCCTGATGGCCGCCGGCCTGGCCCGTGCCAGCGCCGTGGTGGTGAGCTATCACGACACGCCCTCGGCCCTGAAGATCCTGCAGCTGGTGCGCTCGCACGCGGCCCAGGTGCCGGTGGTGGTGCGCACCATCGACGACACCGATCTGGAGCGCCTGCGCGCGGCCGGCGCCACCGAGGTGGTGCCCGAGGCCATCGAGGGCTCGCTGATGCTGGCCAGCCATGCCCTGGCCCTGGTGGGCGTGCCCATGCGCCGTGTGATCCGCATCACCCGCGATGCGCGCGATGCCCGCTACGGCCTGCTGCGCGGCTACTTTCATGGCGCCGACGACGACACTGCCGAGGAGCGCGAGCAGGCCCGCCTGCGCTCCGTCACCCTGCCTCCGGCCACACCCTATGCCCAGCAGCCCCTGGGCGATCTGGCCCTGCACGCCATCGGCGTCTCGGTGGTCTCGGTGCGGCGCACCAGCGGGGCGGTGGTGGTCGCCGGCGACGCGCTGAAGCTGGCCGGCGGCGACACCCTGGTGCTCTCCGGCCAGCCCGAGGCCCTGGCCCTGGCCGAGGAAAAGCTGCTGCGCAGCTGA
- a CDS encoding acyl-CoA dehydrogenase family protein, with amino-acid sequence MHFDYSPKVQQLRERLLAFFEQHIYPNERRYHEEVEANRRAGNAWVPTRVIEELKPLAREAGLWNLFLPHSARAPEGLSNLEYAPLCEIMGRVSWAPEVFNCSAPDTGNMETLERYASEALKDRWLTPLLRGEIRSAFLMTEPDVASSDATNIQCRIEPCLDGSGDYLINGTKWWSSGAGDPRCAVYIVMGKTNPEAGRHEQQSMIVVPADAPGITVKRHLPVFGYDDAPHGHMEIELKNVRVPGSSILLGEGRGFEIAQGRLGPGRIHHCMRSIGAAERALELMCQRAIARHAFGKTIAQQTVTQERIAEARCSIEQARLLTLKAAYMMDTVGNKVAKAEIAMIKIVAPNMALKVIDWAIQVHGGMGVSDDTPLAMMWAHQRTLRLADGPDEVHRNALAKLELARHLKLPAEQVQMPITRGA; translated from the coding sequence ATGCACTTCGACTACAGCCCCAAGGTCCAGCAACTGCGCGAGCGCCTGCTCGCCTTCTTCGAGCAGCACATCTATCCCAATGAGCGCCGCTACCACGAAGAGGTGGAGGCCAACCGCCGTGCCGGCAATGCCTGGGTGCCCACCCGCGTGATCGAGGAGCTCAAGCCCCTGGCCCGCGAGGCCGGGCTGTGGAACCTCTTCCTGCCGCATTCGGCGCGTGCGCCCGAGGGCCTGTCCAATCTGGAGTACGCGCCCTTGTGCGAGATCATGGGCCGCGTCTCCTGGGCGCCCGAGGTCTTCAACTGCTCGGCGCCCGACACCGGCAATATGGAAACCCTGGAGCGCTACGCCAGCGAGGCCCTCAAGGACCGCTGGCTCACGCCCCTGCTGCGCGGCGAGATCCGCTCGGCCTTTCTGATGACGGAGCCGGACGTCGCCTCCTCGGACGCCACCAATATCCAGTGCCGCATCGAGCCCTGCCTGGACGGCAGCGGCGACTACCTGATCAACGGCACCAAGTGGTGGTCCAGCGGCGCGGGCGATCCGCGCTGCGCCGTCTACATCGTGATGGGCAAGACCAATCCCGAGGCCGGCCGCCACGAGCAGCAGTCCATGATCGTGGTGCCGGCCGATGCCCCGGGCATCACGGTCAAGCGCCACCTGCCCGTCTTCGGCTACGACGACGCGCCCCACGGTCATATGGAGATCGAGCTCAAGAACGTGCGCGTGCCCGGCAGCAGCATCCTGCTGGGCGAGGGCCGCGGCTTTGAGATCGCTCAAGGCCGCCTGGGCCCGGGCCGCATCCACCACTGCATGCGCTCCATCGGCGCGGCCGAGCGAGCCCTGGAGCTGATGTGCCAGCGCGCCATCGCGCGCCATGCCTTCGGCAAGACCATCGCCCAGCAGACCGTCACCCAGGAGCGCATTGCCGAGGCCCGCTGCAGCATCGAGCAGGCCCGCCTGCTCACGCTCAAGGCCGCCTACATGATGGACACCGTGGGCAACAAGGTGGCCAAGGCCGAGATCGCCATGATCAAGATCGTGGCGCCGAACATGGCGCTCAAGGTGATCGACTGGGCCATCCAGGTGCACGGCGGCATGGGGGTGTCGGACGACACGCCCCTGGCCATGATGTGGGCCCACCAGCGCACCCTGCGCCTGGCCGACGGCCCCGACGAGGTGCATCGCAACGCGCTGGCCAAGCTGGAGCTGGCCCGCCACCTCAAGCTGCCGGCCGAGCAGGTGCAGATGCCCATCACCCGCGGCGCCTGA
- a CDS encoding response regulator has protein sequence MNRKILIVDDDQKIRELLKTYLEKNQYEVLMAHDGASFMAEFERHAEAISLCILDIMLPDTEGFALCQAVRRRSEVPVIMLTASSEETDRIVGLELGADDYIGKPFNPRELLARIKAIHRRAGMDRSQAPRFYRFNGFVLDVLERSLIEPDGKVGPLSGMDFQLLKLLVEHPGEVLDRGRLAEVTRGRDLGPLDRSLDVQVSRLRQRLQDDGKQPALIKTVRGSGYVFSTTVSASNAA, from the coding sequence ATGAACCGCAAGATCTTGATCGTCGACGACGACCAGAAAATCCGCGAACTGCTCAAGACCTATCTGGAGAAGAACCAGTACGAGGTGCTGATGGCGCATGACGGCGCGAGCTTCATGGCCGAGTTCGAGCGCCATGCCGAGGCCATCAGCCTGTGCATCCTCGACATCATGCTGCCCGACACCGAGGGCTTCGCCCTGTGCCAGGCGGTGCGCCGCCGCTCCGAGGTGCCGGTCATCATGCTCACCGCCAGCAGCGAGGAGACCGACCGCATCGTGGGCCTGGAGCTGGGCGCGGACGACTACATCGGCAAGCCCTTCAACCCGCGCGAGCTGCTGGCGCGCATCAAGGCCATCCATCGCCGCGCCGGCATGGACCGCAGCCAGGCGCCGCGCTTCTATCGCTTCAACGGCTTTGTGCTCGATGTGCTGGAGCGCAGCCTGATCGAGCCCGACGGCAAGGTGGGTCCGCTCTCGGGCATGGACTTCCAGCTGCTCAAGCTGCTGGTGGAACACCCCGGCGAGGTGCTGGACCGCGGCCGCCTGGCCGAGGTCACGCGCGGCCGCGATCTGGGGCCCCTGGACCGCTCGCTGGACGTGCAGGTCAGCCGTCTGCGCCAGCGCCTGCAGGACGATGGCAAGCAGCCCGCCCTGATCAAGACCGTGCGCGGCTCGGGCTACGTGTTCTCGACCACGGTCAGCGCCAGCAATGCGGCCTGA